A single region of the Aeromicrobium chenweiae genome encodes:
- a CDS encoding GtrA family protein, with protein sequence MSENAVPRRAVAAVVERRELRYLVVGGLNTAFCLAAFIVLDRLLGDAIHYMGTLVLAYAVGILTGFAAHRRFVFGVHGRLLGDFLRFTVVNLGGFAVNAALLPLLVEVVGIPPIPAQVLAIGCTVVVTYFGHALFSFKRD encoded by the coding sequence GTGTCCGAGAACGCCGTCCCGCGCCGAGCCGTGGCGGCCGTCGTGGAGAGACGCGAGCTGCGCTACCTGGTGGTGGGCGGGCTCAACACGGCGTTCTGCCTCGCGGCCTTCATCGTGCTCGACCGGCTGCTCGGCGACGCCATCCACTACATGGGCACCCTGGTCCTGGCGTACGCCGTCGGGATCCTGACCGGGTTCGCGGCGCACCGCCGGTTCGTCTTCGGGGTGCACGGTCGTCTCCTGGGCGACTTCCTGCGGTTCACGGTCGTGAACCTCGGCGGGTTCGCGGTCAACGCCGCGCTGCTCCCACTGCTCGTCGAGGTGGTCGGCATCCCGCCCATCCCGGCGCAGGTGCTGGCGATCGGGTGCACCGTCGTGGTCACCTACTTCGGCCACGCGCTCTTCTCGTTCAAGCGCGACTGA
- a CDS encoding NAD-dependent epimerase/dehydratase family protein — MASPRADSPADWIVGAHGMLGSAVTRAAEIAGHTVHLSHVPWGDPARAVEVLAADAQRILTLHDDVTLLWCAGAGVVATTPEMLAVEVETFRSFMTELDEAHLRHRESRVRVFLASSAGGVYAGSAAPPFTESTAPIALAPYGEAKLANEEAVRRLADHGVSVLIGRLSNLYGPGQDLSKPQGVISQLCRAQWQRSPMTMYVSLDTTRDYLFVGDAAQMVLAGSHLLSAEPDGTVVVKILASQAPASLALIIGELRRVSRRRAPIVVGTSPNARFQAKDLRFRSEVWPSLDHLASTPLPAGIHATLQNVSEGLRR; from the coding sequence ATGGCGTCGCCCAGAGCTGACTCCCCGGCGGACTGGATCGTCGGGGCCCACGGCATGCTCGGCAGCGCCGTCACGCGTGCCGCCGAGATCGCCGGCCACACCGTGCACCTCAGCCACGTGCCGTGGGGTGATCCGGCCCGCGCCGTCGAGGTCCTCGCCGCCGACGCCCAGCGGATCCTGACGCTGCACGACGACGTCACCCTCCTGTGGTGCGCGGGCGCGGGGGTGGTCGCCACCACCCCCGAGATGCTGGCGGTCGAGGTCGAGACGTTCCGATCGTTCATGACCGAACTGGACGAGGCCCACCTCCGGCACCGCGAGTCGCGGGTGCGGGTCTTCCTCGCGTCGTCCGCCGGCGGCGTCTATGCCGGGTCGGCCGCTCCCCCGTTCACCGAGTCGACGGCGCCGATCGCGCTGGCCCCCTACGGCGAGGCCAAGCTCGCGAACGAAGAGGCCGTTCGACGACTCGCCGACCACGGTGTCTCGGTGCTGATCGGCCGGCTGTCCAACCTCTACGGCCCGGGCCAGGACCTGAGCAAGCCGCAGGGCGTCATCTCCCAGCTGTGCCGCGCGCAGTGGCAGCGCTCCCCGATGACCATGTACGTGTCGCTGGACACCACCCGCGACTACCTGTTCGTCGGCGACGCGGCGCAGATGGTGCTGGCCGGGAGCCACCTGCTGTCGGCCGAGCCCGACGGCACCGTCGTCGTCAAGATCCTCGCGTCCCAGGCGCCGGCCTCCCTCGCGCTGATCATCGGTGAGCTCAGACGGGTCAGCCGCCGACGCGCCCCGATCGTCGTCGGCACCTCGCCGAACGCCCGGTTCCAGGCCAAGGACCTGCGTTTTCGCTCCGAGGTGTGGCCGTCGCTCGACCACCTCGCGTCCACCCCGCTGCCCGCGGGGATCCACGCGACCCTCCAGAACGTGTCGGAGGGCCTTCGCCGATGA
- a CDS encoding glycosyltransferase has translation MIPVYRGGTHLPDLLQELEPLTEPHTTAAGHTMRVTEVILVHDCGPDDSDHVLREASEKHEWILPVWLSRNFGQHPATIAGMASSSGDWIVTMDEDGQHDPADIDSLLDTAMAKQARLVYAAPVNPAPHSAFRNVTSRTSKRVINLIAGGTDAAAFHSFRLVLGEVGRSVAAYAGHGVYLDVALTWVTDAPATAPVTLRAEGDRQSGYSTLKLLSHFWRMVLTSGTRGLRAVSLLGVVLAVLGAAVACYFVIARLNGDEPPQGWTSLVVLLLLMGGVILFSLGVIAEYVGVAVSMAMGKPPYLITSDPQLGPLGRAPDGVAQS, from the coding sequence GTGATCCCCGTGTACCGCGGCGGGACGCACCTGCCCGACCTCCTCCAGGAGCTCGAGCCACTCACCGAGCCGCACACCACGGCCGCCGGTCACACCATGCGGGTCACCGAGGTGATCCTGGTCCACGACTGCGGCCCGGACGACTCGGACCACGTGCTGCGCGAGGCCAGCGAGAAGCACGAGTGGATCCTGCCGGTCTGGCTCAGTCGCAACTTCGGCCAGCACCCGGCCACGATCGCCGGGATGGCCAGCTCGTCGGGTGACTGGATCGTCACGATGGACGAGGACGGTCAGCACGACCCGGCCGACATCGACAGCCTGCTGGACACCGCGATGGCGAAACAGGCCCGGCTCGTCTACGCCGCGCCGGTCAACCCGGCCCCCCACTCGGCGTTCCGCAACGTCACGTCCCGCACGTCGAAGCGGGTCATCAACCTGATCGCCGGCGGCACCGACGCCGCAGCGTTCCACTCGTTCCGCCTCGTGCTCGGCGAGGTCGGGCGCAGCGTGGCGGCGTACGCAGGCCACGGCGTCTACCTCGACGTCGCGCTGACGTGGGTCACCGATGCGCCCGCGACGGCACCCGTCACCCTGCGTGCCGAGGGCGATCGCCAGTCGGGCTACTCGACGCTCAAGCTCCTGTCCCACTTCTGGAGGATGGTCCTGACCAGCGGCACCCGTGGGCTGCGGGCGGTGAGCCTCCTCGGGGTCGTCCTGGCCGTGCTGGGCGCGGCCGTCGCCTGCTACTTCGTGATCGCCCGGCTCAACGGCGACGAACCACCCCAGGGCTGGACGTCCCTGGTGGTCCTGCTGCTGCTGATGGGCGGCGTCATCCTGTTCTCCCTGGGCGTGATCGCCGAGTACGTCGGGGTCGCCGTGAGCATGGCGATGGGCAAGCCGCCGTACCTGATCACGAGCGACCCCCAGCTCGGCCCGCTCGGACGCGCTCCCGATGGCGTCGCCCAGAGCTGA
- a CDS encoding methyltransferase domain-containing protein produces the protein MTSTGRGGSASLAATDYWWYRARTALLGTILAHRVGAPQRVLDVGSADGPSVGWLHDHDGLHVSVDIDPRGLSAGGVCGSALLLPFGDDSFDVVGAFDVVEHCEPESVALAELQRVLKPGGTLMLSVPAYQWAWSSFDDANGHHRRYTRGRAVRAVELAGLQVDRATYAFAAVFPLFAAQRVLKRAVERLQRRGAAAPSDIVDLPPVSPGVSGLLMGLCRLDQRLLRRTNLPFGSSVVLAASKAPQPAPLARSQA, from the coding sequence ATGACATCAACCGGGCGGGGAGGTTCCGCCTCTCTCGCGGCCACGGACTACTGGTGGTACCGAGCGCGGACCGCGCTGCTCGGGACGATCCTGGCTCACCGTGTCGGGGCTCCGCAGCGGGTCCTGGACGTCGGCAGTGCGGACGGTCCGAGCGTGGGCTGGCTGCACGACCACGACGGGCTGCACGTCTCCGTCGACATCGATCCCCGCGGCCTGTCCGCCGGAGGCGTGTGCGGCTCGGCCCTCCTGCTGCCCTTCGGCGACGACAGCTTCGACGTGGTCGGCGCGTTCGACGTCGTCGAGCACTGCGAGCCCGAGTCCGTCGCGCTGGCCGAGCTGCAGCGGGTGCTCAAGCCGGGCGGGACGCTCATGCTCTCGGTCCCGGCCTACCAGTGGGCCTGGTCCAGCTTCGACGACGCGAACGGTCATCACCGTCGGTACACGCGCGGGCGCGCGGTCCGCGCGGTCGAGCTCGCGGGTCTGCAGGTGGACCGGGCGACGTACGCCTTCGCCGCGGTCTTCCCGTTGTTCGCGGCGCAGCGGGTGCTGAAGAGAGCCGTCGAGCGGCTCCAACGCCGCGGCGCCGCGGCGCCGTCCGACATCGTCGACCTGCCGCCGGTGTCACCCGGCGTGTCCGGGCTGCTCATGGGGCTGTGCCGGCTCGATCAGCGGCTGCTGCGCCGCACGAACCTGCCGTTCGGGTCGTCGGTCGTGCTGGCAGCGTCCAAGGCGCCGCAGCCGGCCCCACTGGCGAGGAGTCAGGCGTAG
- a CDS encoding rhamnan synthesis F family protein encodes MTTHEVDEERLRREMALVTDLVDETFYLRGNPSVEATGLSALEHFCRIGWRELRKPNPDFDVWWYWSVHLDPADDAVNPLVHWASEGREAGLSTRPTGADVRPVGSGTSLPRDRPVRRAVLFAGFDVDGEVDESVVALLRDLSRHGDVFYLFDGYLAPRELDKIRDITVGAWGIRHGAYDFGSYAMLARELVGWDRLAGYDEVLFVNDSCFAVRPLDELFAEMDARDCDWWGLQATKGIIDVRDDPFRSLSEPVALATALREHAEDFERESIYNFHVGSYFLAFRRPVLDDPLFRRLMDSVAPQAGKRLVVHKYEIGLTHLLLGRGHALDTFMADLYPYHPLFSDWAFVMIGRGFPLLKRYFIYQNHYNVPGLVRWKERLLEVAPGADVEQFERTLVRTAPDDRLKRSFAITTDAAGDVVVPEVLRGPQFRRVDKSTVKRPDLWVFAVDGGTHRLPDNSRAILEAVRDDPTITKVVLTRSRRVELAGANVVVEPLLSPAGRDHLLRAGTVFVRASMRNTLAAPVQTDQRAVVMVRDGLQLERAGRAAEAPAPPEGRPGADRGERLVHPIPGHPLAGILVASDVDRLATLATHWPARFEDTWSTGIPAHDFLWADTDALPDDLAAQVAAVEAEVRGRRLLLFAPTQRTLAGERAAYRFTDAEIDRLRAWCERHDAVIGLREAAGDLVRPYAQQLGDLALDLSRTRYASDHAVLRATHAVLTDYSGLALDHATTGRPVIAFAHDLDVAAGRLLYDLEHFFPGPVCRDFDSLEAELETVLDRPLSRREQRVREMLVDHPGHGNVDRVMAHLVEEGAMASSPRSDAV; translated from the coding sequence GTGACGACCCACGAGGTCGACGAAGAACGCCTGCGGCGCGAGATGGCCCTCGTGACCGACCTCGTCGACGAGACGTTCTACCTCCGGGGCAACCCCTCGGTCGAGGCCACCGGCCTCAGTGCGCTCGAGCACTTCTGCCGCATCGGCTGGCGCGAGCTGCGCAAGCCCAACCCCGACTTCGACGTGTGGTGGTACTGGTCCGTGCACCTGGACCCGGCCGACGACGCGGTCAACCCGCTGGTCCACTGGGCGAGCGAGGGCCGCGAGGCCGGGCTGAGCACGCGTCCGACGGGCGCCGACGTCCGTCCGGTGGGCAGCGGCACCTCCCTGCCTCGCGATCGGCCGGTACGACGGGCGGTGCTGTTCGCCGGGTTCGACGTCGACGGCGAGGTGGACGAGTCGGTCGTCGCCCTGCTGCGGGACCTCTCGCGCCACGGCGACGTCTTCTACCTGTTCGACGGCTACCTCGCGCCCCGCGAGCTGGACAAGATCCGGGACATCACCGTCGGTGCGTGGGGGATCCGCCACGGCGCGTACGACTTCGGCTCGTACGCGATGCTGGCCCGCGAGCTGGTCGGCTGGGACCGCCTGGCCGGGTACGACGAGGTGCTCTTCGTCAACGACAGCTGCTTCGCGGTCCGGCCGCTGGACGAGCTGTTCGCCGAGATGGACGCCCGGGACTGCGACTGGTGGGGCCTGCAGGCCACCAAGGGCATCATCGACGTCCGCGACGACCCGTTCCGCAGCCTCTCCGAGCCCGTGGCGCTCGCGACCGCGCTGCGCGAGCACGCGGAGGACTTCGAGCGCGAGTCGATCTACAACTTCCACGTCGGCTCGTACTTCTTGGCGTTCCGGCGTCCTGTCCTGGACGATCCGCTGTTCCGGCGGCTGATGGACTCGGTCGCGCCACAGGCCGGCAAGCGGCTGGTCGTCCACAAGTACGAGATCGGGCTGACGCACCTGCTGCTCGGCCGCGGACACGCCCTCGACACGTTCATGGCGGACCTGTATCCGTACCACCCGCTGTTCAGCGACTGGGCGTTCGTGATGATCGGACGAGGCTTCCCGCTGCTCAAGCGGTACTTCATCTACCAGAACCACTACAACGTCCCCGGACTCGTGCGCTGGAAGGAACGGCTCCTCGAGGTGGCGCCGGGAGCCGACGTCGAGCAGTTCGAACGCACCTTGGTCCGGACCGCGCCGGACGACCGCCTGAAGCGCAGCTTCGCGATCACGACCGACGCCGCCGGCGACGTCGTGGTGCCGGAGGTCCTCCGCGGGCCCCAGTTCAGGCGTGTCGACAAGAGCACCGTCAAACGGCCCGATCTCTGGGTGTTCGCCGTGGACGGCGGGACCCACCGGCTGCCCGACAACAGCAGGGCGATCCTCGAGGCCGTCCGCGACGACCCGACGATCACCAAGGTCGTCCTGACCCGCAGCCGCCGGGTCGAGCTGGCCGGCGCGAACGTCGTCGTCGAGCCGCTGCTCAGCCCGGCCGGCCGCGACCACCTGCTGCGGGCCGGGACGGTGTTCGTGCGCGCGAGCATGCGCAACACGCTCGCCGCCCCCGTGCAGACCGACCAACGGGCCGTCGTCATGGTCCGCGACGGGCTGCAGCTCGAGCGGGCGGGACGTGCCGCGGAGGCACCCGCGCCGCCGGAGGGTCGGCCTGGAGCCGACCGCGGTGAGCGGCTCGTCCACCCCATTCCCGGGCACCCGCTGGCCGGCATCCTCGTCGCCTCCGACGTGGACCGCCTCGCGACCCTGGCCACGCACTGGCCGGCCCGGTTCGAGGACACCTGGTCCACCGGCATCCCCGCACACGACTTCCTGTGGGCGGACACGGACGCCCTCCCCGACGACCTGGCCGCCCAGGTCGCCGCAGTCGAGGCAGAGGTGCGGGGCCGCCGCCTGCTGCTGTTCGCTCCGACCCAGCGCACGCTGGCGGGGGAGCGTGCGGCGTACCGGTTCACCGACGCCGAGATCGACCGGTTGCGGGCCTGGTGCGAGCGGCACGACGCGGTGATCGGCCTGCGGGAGGCGGCCGGCGACCTCGTCCGCCCGTACGCGCAGCAGCTCGGCGACCTCGCCCTCGACCTGTCGCGCACCCGCTACGCGTCCGACCACGCGGTGCTGCGTGCGACCCACGCCGTGCTGACCGACTACTCGGGCCTCGCCCTCGACCATGCCACGACCGGACGTCCGGTCATCGCCTTCGCCCACGACCTCGACGTCGCCGCCGGCCGGCTCCTGTACGACCTCGAGCACTTCTTTCCCGGTCCGGTCTGCCGCGACTTCGACTCGCTCGAGGCCGAGCTGGAGACCGTGCTGGACCGCCCGCTGTCCCGCCGCGAGCAGCGCGTGCGCGAGATGCTGGTCGACCACCCCGGTCACGGCAACGTCGACCGGGTCATGGCGCACCTCGTCGAGGAGGGCGCGATGGCGTCGAGCCCGAGGAGTGACGCCGTATGA
- a CDS encoding CDP-glycerol glycerophosphotransferase family protein, whose product MSPEVFLQQWQSFVARWADAERTEKGSGAHLIDGLLEHGLAHQDGEAPTTAPSETDLMACEIEVVRRSGAVDVAAYLGTDPPLKPRDGDAVRHFCQRGRTLLRNPSLDFDLWWYLGEHLDGDVDGINPLLHHVLVGRFVGLPTRPEPLTENVPAPLGASGAVRRACLVVGADPDGLVAPHVVRFVRELGRFGDVFYLGRQPLLDGELEKLDGLVVESWEQRVDDSATAKGAILARDLVGWDTLEQYDEVVIVDDDHYLVRPLDEVFATMDERACDWWALRVTSPRFLGEGPDREPIGVDEAKRRYLKPSSIRANETLTRDMAITAFRAPVVADPGFRRVMERMIPRTGSTRMTRRHDLGLTRYLAARGYELGVHDDVLRPNDQPFGPTGFELVESGRYPLLSRSYLVNNPDRIPDFARWRVRLGAWVPGDVLDEIEAHLVRVSSDASLQRSFAIVTREDGTVDFHDPMTPEEFQVVDETVPKYDHWWAFPVCAYDHTFAGNERAVFDEIRDDPSIKKIILTKSRRIDVTGENVVIVPIESPEAQYYLARSRFVFVKHTLTGNVPWPMSAITHDVINLWHGIPLKRFGMASAGLDEETRQTLMTKHGYSRAVIVSSRMDALAMSAAFFPVSYPDMWPTGLPRNDFVTRPEEQLPDDFRAMAQRLRDEVAGRRLVMFLPTFRDGQGESQYQFDESELARLAKWAERHNAVIGVREHMADRGRTYSRALMPLGAIDLSAHRYPDLEILYREADALISDYSSCLVDFLLTGKPVMSFAYDYERYSNAERGLFYQLDRVLPGPVCRSFEDLAAALDTVFDPLTPEQAEEYDWKRRIFFDHLDDQASWRVVQRVKGLYLDEQRS is encoded by the coding sequence ATGAGTCCCGAGGTCTTCCTCCAGCAGTGGCAGTCCTTCGTGGCTCGCTGGGCCGATGCCGAACGCACCGAGAAGGGGTCCGGTGCGCACCTCATCGACGGTCTGCTTGAGCACGGGCTCGCCCACCAGGACGGTGAGGCGCCGACGACCGCACCGTCGGAGACGGATCTCATGGCGTGCGAGATCGAGGTGGTCCGGCGCAGCGGTGCCGTGGACGTCGCGGCGTACCTCGGCACCGACCCGCCGCTGAAGCCACGTGATGGCGACGCCGTCCGGCACTTCTGCCAGCGCGGACGCACGTTGCTGCGCAACCCGAGCCTGGACTTCGACCTCTGGTGGTACCTCGGTGAGCACCTCGACGGCGACGTCGACGGCATCAACCCCCTGCTGCACCACGTGCTCGTCGGCCGCTTCGTGGGACTTCCCACGCGCCCCGAGCCGCTGACCGAGAACGTCCCGGCCCCCCTCGGGGCGTCCGGCGCGGTGCGGCGCGCCTGCCTGGTCGTCGGTGCGGACCCCGACGGGCTGGTCGCCCCACACGTCGTGCGCTTCGTGCGCGAGCTCGGCCGGTTCGGCGACGTGTTCTACCTCGGTCGCCAACCTTTGCTGGACGGCGAGCTGGAGAAGCTGGACGGCCTGGTCGTCGAGTCGTGGGAGCAACGGGTCGACGACAGCGCCACCGCCAAGGGCGCGATCCTCGCGCGCGACCTGGTGGGATGGGACACGCTCGAGCAGTACGACGAGGTCGTGATCGTCGACGACGACCACTATCTGGTGCGTCCTCTCGACGAGGTGTTCGCGACGATGGACGAGCGCGCATGCGACTGGTGGGCGCTGCGGGTGACCTCACCACGGTTCCTCGGTGAAGGACCAGATCGTGAGCCGATCGGCGTCGACGAGGCGAAGCGCCGCTACCTCAAGCCCTCGAGCATCCGCGCCAACGAGACGCTCACCCGCGACATGGCGATCACCGCCTTCCGTGCGCCGGTCGTCGCTGACCCGGGTTTCCGACGCGTCATGGAGCGGATGATCCCGCGGACGGGCAGCACCCGGATGACCCGCCGTCACGATCTCGGCCTCACGCGGTACCTCGCCGCCCGCGGCTACGAGCTCGGTGTCCACGACGACGTGCTCCGGCCCAACGACCAGCCGTTCGGGCCCACGGGGTTCGAGCTCGTCGAGTCCGGACGCTACCCGCTGCTGTCGCGCAGCTACCTCGTCAACAACCCCGACCGCATCCCCGACTTCGCCCGGTGGCGCGTCCGCCTCGGCGCCTGGGTGCCCGGCGACGTCCTGGACGAGATCGAGGCGCACCTGGTGCGTGTCTCGTCCGACGCGAGCCTGCAGCGCAGCTTCGCGATCGTCACCCGAGAGGATGGGACGGTCGACTTCCACGACCCCATGACGCCAGAGGAGTTCCAGGTCGTCGACGAGACCGTCCCGAAGTACGACCACTGGTGGGCGTTCCCGGTCTGCGCCTACGACCACACCTTTGCCGGCAACGAGCGCGCGGTCTTCGACGAGATCCGCGACGACCCGTCGATCAAGAAGATCATCCTGACCAAGTCCCGCCGGATCGACGTGACGGGCGAGAACGTCGTCATCGTGCCGATCGAGAGCCCCGAGGCGCAGTACTACCTGGCGCGGTCGCGGTTCGTGTTCGTCAAGCACACCCTCACGGGCAACGTGCCGTGGCCGATGTCGGCGATCACGCACGACGTCATCAACCTGTGGCACGGCATCCCGCTCAAGCGGTTCGGCATGGCGTCGGCCGGGCTCGACGAGGAGACCCGGCAGACCCTGATGACCAAGCACGGCTACTCGCGCGCGGTCATCGTGTCCAGCCGCATGGACGCCCTGGCGATGTCTGCGGCGTTCTTTCCCGTGTCGTACCCCGACATGTGGCCCACGGGGCTGCCGCGCAACGACTTCGTCACCCGGCCGGAGGAGCAGCTCCCCGACGACTTCCGCGCGATGGCGCAGCGCCTGCGCGACGAGGTCGCGGGCCGTCGCCTCGTCATGTTCCTGCCCACGTTCCGTGACGGCCAGGGCGAGTCGCAGTACCAGTTCGACGAGTCCGAGCTCGCCCGGCTGGCGAAGTGGGCCGAGCGGCACAACGCCGTGATCGGCGTCCGCGAGCACATGGCCGACCGCGGGCGCACCTACTCCCGCGCGCTCATGCCGCTCGGCGCGATCGACCTGTCCGCCCACCGCTACCCGGACCTGGAGATCCTCTACCGGGAGGCGGATGCGCTGATCAGCGACTACTCCAGCTGCCTCGTCGACTTCCTGCTGACCGGCAAGCCCGTCATGAGCTTCGCGTACGACTACGAGCGGTACAGCAACGCCGAGCGCGGGCTGTTCTATCAGCTCGACCGGGTGCTCCCGGGTCCCGTGTGCCGGTCGTTCGAGGACCTCGCGGCGGCGCTCGACACGGTCTTCGACCCCCTCACCCCCGAGCAGGCCGAGGAGTACGACTGGAAACGTCGCATCTTCTTCGACCACCTCGACGACCAGGCGTCGTGGCGGGTCGTGCAGCGGGTGAAGGGGCTCTACCTCGACGAGCAGCGGTCCTAG
- a CDS encoding TIGR03960 family B12-binding radical SAM protein yields MSVESVFPRLEPLLPSIGKPIQYVGGELNATSKEWDSAEVRWALMYPDAYEVGLPNQGVQILYEVLNERDWILAERTYAVFSDMEKVMRDNDIPQFTVDAHRPVRAFDLMGISFSTELGYTNFLTAIDLAGMPLHAVDRGGEDPIVIAGGHSAFNPEPIADFIDAAVLGDGEEIVLAISAVVREWKAEGCPGGRDEVLLRLAKSGGVYVPKFYDVTYLPDGRIQRVVPNRPGVPWRIAKHTLMDLDAWPYPKNPLVPLAETVHERFSVEIFRGCTRGCRFCQAGMITRPVRERSIEGIGQMVQNGLDKTGFEEVGLLSLSSADHTEIGEVAKQLGDRYEGTNTSLSLPSTRVDAFNITLANEFSRNGRRSGLTFAPEGGSDRLRKVINKMVSEDDLIQTVAAAYSHGWRQVKLYFMCGLPTETDEDVMQIGELAKRVIQTGREVSGRHDIRCTVSIGGFVPKPHTPFQWASQLDHETTDARLQKLRDFVRADKKFGKSIGFRYHDGKPGIIEGLLSRGDRRVGRVIEAVWRDGGRFDGWSEHFSYERWARMTEESLADEPVDLDWFTTREREYAEVLPWDHLDAGLDRDWLWEDWQDALDPAGAVEVEDCRWTPCFDCGVCPQMDTEIQIGPTGRNLLPLSVV; encoded by the coding sequence ATGTCCGTCGAGTCTGTGTTTCCCCGCCTGGAGCCCCTGCTGCCGTCGATCGGCAAGCCCATCCAGTACGTCGGTGGGGAGCTCAACGCGACGAGCAAGGAGTGGGACTCCGCTGAGGTCCGCTGGGCCCTGATGTACCCCGACGCGTACGAGGTCGGCCTGCCCAACCAGGGCGTGCAGATCCTGTACGAGGTCCTCAACGAGCGCGACTGGATCCTGGCCGAGCGGACGTATGCGGTCTTTTCCGACATGGAGAAGGTCATGCGCGACAACGACATCCCGCAGTTCACGGTCGACGCGCACCGCCCCGTGCGGGCGTTCGACCTCATGGGCATCTCGTTCTCGACCGAGCTGGGCTACACCAACTTCCTGACCGCGATCGACCTGGCCGGCATGCCGCTGCACGCGGTCGACCGCGGCGGCGAGGACCCCATCGTCATCGCGGGAGGCCACTCGGCGTTCAACCCCGAGCCGATCGCGGACTTCATCGACGCGGCGGTCCTCGGCGACGGCGAGGAGATCGTCCTGGCGATCAGCGCCGTCGTCCGTGAGTGGAAGGCCGAGGGCTGCCCCGGCGGCCGTGACGAGGTGCTGCTGCGCCTGGCGAAGTCCGGTGGCGTCTACGTCCCGAAGTTCTACGACGTGACGTACCTGCCTGACGGGCGCATCCAGCGGGTCGTGCCCAACCGTCCCGGCGTCCCGTGGCGCATCGCGAAGCACACGTTGATGGACCTCGACGCGTGGCCGTACCCCAAGAACCCGCTCGTCCCGCTCGCCGAGACCGTCCACGAGCGCTTCAGCGTCGAGATCTTCCGCGGCTGCACGCGGGGCTGCCGCTTCTGCCAGGCCGGCATGATCACCCGCCCGGTCCGTGAGCGCTCGATCGAGGGCATCGGCCAGATGGTGCAGAACGGCCTGGACAAGACCGGCTTCGAGGAGGTCGGGCTGCTGAGCCTCTCCAGCGCCGACCACACCGAGATCGGCGAGGTGGCCAAGCAGCTCGGCGACCGCTACGAGGGCACCAACACGTCCCTGTCGCTGCCGTCCACACGCGTCGACGCCTTCAACATCACGCTGGCCAACGAGTTCAGCCGCAACGGCCGGCGCTCGGGCCTGACGTTCGCGCCCGAGGGCGGCAGCGACCGGCTGCGCAAGGTCATCAACAAGATGGTCTCCGAGGACGACCTCATCCAGACCGTCGCCGCGGCGTACTCGCACGGCTGGCGCCAGGTGAAGCTGTACTTCATGTGCGGTCTGCCCACCGAGACCGACGAGGACGTGATGCAGATCGGCGAGCTCGCGAAGCGGGTCATCCAGACCGGCCGCGAGGTGTCCGGACGTCATGACATCCGCTGCACGGTGTCGATCGGCGGGTTCGTGCCCAAGCCGCACACCCCGTTCCAGTGGGCCTCGCAGCTCGACCACGAGACCACGGACGCCCGGCTGCAGAAGCTGCGCGACTTCGTGCGGGCGGACAAGAAGTTCGGCAAGTCGATCGGCTTCCGCTACCACGACGGCAAGCCCGGGATCATCGAAGGACTCCTCTCACGCGGCGACCGACGCGTCGGCCGGGTCATCGAGGCCGTGTGGCGTGACGGTGGACGGTTCGACGGCTGGAGCGAGCACTTCTCGTACGAGCGCTGGGCGCGGATGACGGAGGAGTCGCTGGCCGACGAGCCGGTCGACCTCGACTGGTTCACGACCCGGGAGCGCGAGTACGCCGAGGTGCTGCCGTGGGACCACCTGGACGCGGGCCTGGACCGCGACTGGCTGTGGGAGGACTGGCAGGACGCGCTCGACCCCGCCGGCGCGGTGGAGGTCGAGGACTGCCGCTGGACCCCGTGCTTCGACTGCGGCGTCTGCCCGCAGATGGACACCGAGATCCAGATCGGCCCCACGGGTCGCAACCTGCTGCCTCTGAGCGTGGTCTGA